The proteins below come from a single Tenuifilum thalassicum genomic window:
- a CDS encoding 4-phosphoerythronate dehydrogenase — MKIVADTHIPFLKGVFEPFADVVYLSGNEIGKRDVKDADALIVRTRTKCNDELLFGTKVKLIASATIGYDHIDIDYCTANGISWATAPGCNAAAVQQWVGAAIVKWIKSRERNPETLTLGVVGVGNVGQKVVELGRAFGMKVICCDPPRDEHENLPDFLSLEELLGIADIITFHVPLTKSGKYPTYHMLNETSLQLCKPNALFVNSSRGGVIDEGALLTFLRENPKADAAIDVWENEPNLLVELAKRAIVATPHIAGYSLEGKVMATKMAVEAVSRFFKLGLVDWWPNPNPLNEKFTIKGNIGLFDLIQKTYNIDADDIRSNSQLFEEFRNTYKYRRDFSAYIVSSCNVNNAILKRIGFQVL; from the coding sequence ATGAAAATTGTTGCCGATACCCATATTCCCTTTCTAAAAGGAGTTTTTGAACCTTTTGCTGATGTTGTTTACCTTTCTGGAAATGAGATAGGTAAGCGTGATGTTAAAGATGCTGATGCGCTTATTGTACGAACCCGCACTAAGTGTAATGATGAATTACTATTTGGTACAAAGGTTAAGCTGATAGCTTCGGCCACCATTGGTTACGACCATATCGATATTGATTACTGTACAGCAAACGGAATAAGTTGGGCTACAGCGCCAGGCTGTAATGCTGCAGCAGTTCAGCAATGGGTGGGAGCTGCAATTGTTAAATGGATAAAAAGCAGAGAACGTAATCCTGAAACGCTAACTCTTGGAGTAGTAGGGGTGGGAAATGTTGGACAAAAAGTGGTAGAGCTGGGTAGGGCCTTTGGAATGAAAGTGATTTGCTGCGACCCCCCAAGAGACGAACACGAAAACCTTCCCGATTTTCTTAGCCTTGAAGAGCTACTTGGCATTGCCGATATCATTACTTTTCACGTTCCGCTGACCAAATCAGGTAAATATCCTACCTATCATATGCTAAACGAAACCAGCTTGCAGCTTTGCAAGCCTAATGCGCTGTTTGTCAATTCCTCGCGTGGAGGGGTGATTGACGAGGGGGCGTTATTAACGTTTCTGCGTGAAAACCCCAAAGCTGATGCCGCTATCGATGTATGGGAAAATGAACCCAACCTATTGGTTGAACTTGCTAAAAGGGCTATAGTTGCAACACCTCATATTGCTGGTTATTCGCTGGAAGGAAAGGTAATGGCAACCAAGATGGCTGTTGAAGCGGTTAGCCGATTCTTCAAGCTCGGATTGGTTGACTGGTGGCCTAATCCAAACCCTCTTAATGAGAAGTTTACAATAAAAGGTAATATTGGCCTATTCGACCTTATTCAAAAAACTTACAACATTGATGCTGATGATATTAGAAGCAATAGTCAATTGTTTGAGGAGTTTAGGAATACATATAAGTACCGTCGCGATTTTTCGGCCTACATTGTAAGTTCCTGTAATGTTAATAATGCGATATTAAAACGAATTGGCTTTCAGGTTCTTTAG